In the Quercus lobata isolate SW786 chromosome 5, ValleyOak3.0 Primary Assembly, whole genome shotgun sequence genome, one interval contains:
- the LOC115992280 gene encoding uncharacterized protein LOC115992280, translating into MAETTPSRTISVISILFLLLATAPEPTHSLAFSFAQYRTVVSLSHSLMTRVANLRASRGDVSGSRRAHLIAEKLESGLNLGFLGLTWSLGWDYLKNYAWRDLNYAEMYGVVSDVNELLKSVSELTRANSDAERVTWAGRNYQNILGVATSLFKKLLKVFAKSGTLREALKVAEKEVVQGGLLKDCLELGSNDLKGLLQILKDLASSANANTNTNANDWRDL; encoded by the exons ATGGCCGAAACGACACCGTCACGCACAATCTCCGTCATCTCCATCCTCTTCCTCCTGCTCGCCACCGCACCAGAACCCACCCATTCCTTGGCCTTCTCCTTCGCCCAGTACCGAACCGTCGTCTCGCTCTCCCACTCGCTCATGACGCGCGTGGCCAACCTCCGCGCCTCCAGGGGCGACGTCTCGGGCTCGCGCCGGGCCCATCTCATCGCCGAGAAGCTCGAGAGTGGGCTGAACCTCGGCTTCTTGGGGCTCACGTGGTCTTTAGGCTGGGACTACCTCAAGAACTACGCGTGGAGGGATCTAAACTACGCTGAGATGTACGGCGTCGTTTCGGACGTGAACGAGTTGCTTAAATCTGTAAGTGAGTTGACCCGGGCGAACTCGGACGCCGAGAGAGTAACCTGGGCGGGCCggaattaccaaaatatcctcgGCGTCGCTACCTCGCTCTTTAAAAAGCTCCTCAAAGTGTTTGCTAAATCG GGGACGTTGAGGGAAGCTCTGAAGGTGGCGGAGAAAGAGGTGGTGCAGGGAGGTTTACTGAAGGACTGTCTTGAATTGGGGAGCAATGACTTGAAAGGTTTGCTTCAAATTCTCAAAGACTTGGCTTCCTCCGCTAATGCTAATACTAACACGAATGCTAATGATTGGCGTGATCTATGA
- the LOC115988812 gene encoding momilactone A synthase-like: MGSFSVLPPEARRLEGKVALITGAASGIGASIARLFSKHGAKVVIVDMQDELGPSICKELNPQSTTFVHCDVTKEIDVENAVNHAVSMYGKLDIMYNNAGIIGEAKFNILENTQADFEQVVKVNLVGAFLGTKHAARVMIPTRKGSIINTASASSTTAGSAPLAYTSSKHAMHGLTKNTAVELGHFGIRVNCVSPYIVATPLAMKFFKMDADEASYVYSNLKGEVLKPEDVAETALFLASDDSKYVSGHNLLIDEGFSIHNAGFCFPQ, encoded by the exons ATGGGAAGTTTCTCAGTACTCCCACCTGAAGCAAGAAG GCTAGAAGGAAAAGTGGCACTAATTACTGGTGCGGCTAGCGGCATTGGTGCGTCCATTGCAAGACTATTCTCAAAACATGGAGCTAAAGTTGTAATCGTAGACATGCAAGATGAATTGGGTCCCTCTATATGCAAAGAACTAAATCCTCAATCGACAACGTTTGTCCATTGTGATGTCACCAAGGAAATTGATGTCGAAAATGCTGTTAACCATGCCGTTTCCATGTATGGTAAGCTAGACATTATGTACAACAATGCTGGTATAATTGGGGAAGCCAAATTCAACATCCTTGAGAACACCCAGGCTGATTTTGAGCAAGTGGTTAAAGTCAACCTGGTAGGTGCTTTCCTTGGCACCAAGCATGCAGCCCGTGTGATGATCCCGACTCGCAAAGGCAGTATAATCAATACTGCAAGCGCATCCTCAACCACTGCAGGCAGTGCACCGCTTGCCTACACAAGCTCAAAACATGCTATGCATGGATTAACGAAAAATACAGCAGTGGAGCTTGGACATTTTGGCATTCGTGTGAATTGTGTGTCACCCTATATAGTTGCTACACCTTtggcaatgaaattttttaagatgGATGCTGATGAAGCTTCCTATGTTTATTCAAACCTCAAGGGTGAGGTTCTCAAGCCAGAGGATGTTGCTGAGACTGCTCTCTTTCTTGCAAGTGATGATTCAAAATATGTGAGTGGACATAATCTTCTCATAGACGAAGGCTTCAGTATTCACAATGCGGGCTTTTGTTTTCCAcaataa
- the LOC115990670 gene encoding uncharacterized protein LOC115990670: protein MSVAWPPTKEFRLEPKRARMENQPAMSFSKKDKIGTVQSHDDALVVTLRIGGYDVKRVMVDQGSGVEIMYSDLYNGLGLKLEDLTAYDSLLVSFDGKVVIPTGQIRLPVQVGSEMVEVDFIVMDAYSPYTAIVARPGFMPWKPFSLLYI, encoded by the coding sequence ATGTCTGTAGCCTGGCCACCTACCAAGGAATTTAGACTTGAGCCGAAGAGGGCTAGAATGGAGAACCAGCCAGCGATGAGTTTCTCTAAGAAGGACAAGATTGGAACCGTACAGTCACATGATGATGCCCTGGTGGTCACCCTCAGGATAGGAGGATATGATGTTAAGAGGGTGATGGTGGATCAAGGAAGTGGAGTAGAGATTATGTACTCTGATTTGTACAACGGACTGGGCTTGAAACTTGAGGACTTGACAGCTTATGATTCGCTTCTGGTAAGTTTCGATGGGAAAGTTGTTATTCCAACGGGCCAGATTCGACTACCCGTACAAGTAGGATCAGagatggtggaggtggatttcatTGTAATGGATGCTTATTCTCCCTACACGGCCATTGTAGCAAGACCTGGCTTCATGCCTTGGAAGCCGTTTTCTCTACTTTACATTTAA
- the LOC115992426 gene encoding uncharacterized protein LOC115992426: protein MAETTPSRTISLISILFLLLTTAPEPTHSLSFSFVQYRTVVSLSHSLMTRVANLRASRGDVSGSRRAHVIAEKLESGLNFGFLGLTWSLGWDYLKNYARRDINYAEMYGVVSDVNELLKSVSELTRTYSDAERATWAGRNYQNVLGVSTSLFKKLVKVFAKSGTLREALKVAEKEVVQGGLLKDCLELGSNDLKGLLQILKDLASSANANTNTNANDWRDP, encoded by the exons ATGGCCGAAACGACACCGTCACGCACAATCTCCCTCATCTCCATCCTCTTCCTCCTGCTCACCACCGCACCAGAACCCACCCATTCCTTGTCCTTCTCCTTCGTCCAGTACCGAACCGTCGTCTCGCTCTCCCACTCGCTCATGACGCGCGTGGCCAACCTCCGCGCCTCCAGGGGCGACGTCTCGGGCTCGCGCCGGGCCCATGTCATCGCCGAGAAGCTCGAGAGTGGGCTGAACTTCGGCTTCTTGGGTCTCACCTGGTCATTAGGCTGGGACTACCTCAAGAACTACGCGCGGAGGGATATAAACTACGCTGAGATGTACGGCGTCGTTTCGGACGTGAACGAGTTGCTTAAATCTGTGAGTGAGTTGACCCGGACGTACTCGGACGCCGAGAGAGCAACCTGGGCGGGGCGGAATTACCAAAATGTCCTCGGCGTCTCTACCTCGCTCTTTAAGAAGCTCGTCAAAGTGTTTGCTAAATCG GGGACGTTGAGGGAAGCTCTGAAGGTGGCGGAGAAAGAGGTGGTGCAGGGAGGTTTACTGAAGGACTGTCTTGAATTGGGGAGCAATGACTTGAAAGGTTTGCTTCAAATTCTCAAAGACTTGGCTTCCTCCGCTAATGCTAATACTAACACGAATGCTAATGATTGGCGTGATCCATGA